The proteins below come from a single Afipia felis ATCC 53690 genomic window:
- a CDS encoding L-lactate permease: MTWTQVYDPFNNPWLSTAVAALPVIVLLGAIAIFEIKAHWAAILGLVAALVVAVLGFGMPVKLAGLSAAYGAAFGVLPIGWLVLNIIFLYQLTNEKGEFEVLQRSISSLSDDRRLQLLFIAFSLGAFFEGAAGFGTPVAVTAAMLIGLGFSPLAASGLSLIANTAPVAYGALGTPVIALAAVTGLDLQALSGMIGRQLPFFSLIVPFWLIWAFVGFRKMIEIWPAILVAGVSFAVPQYLVSNFHGPWLVDVIAAISSMLCLWAFLQVWQPKRILKEMPERFRKVQKEEEHEHQADKTSAGAVARAWMPWIVLSLFVFAWGTPQIKAWLDSIWIGRVPVEGLHNLILKAPPVVAKLTPEGAVYAFNILSAAGTGIFLSALVSGFLLGYSPLGLARVFGKTLVLVRYSLLTIACMLALGFVTKYSGTDATLGLAMAKTGVLYPFFGAMIGWLGVALTGSDTSSNVLFGGLQKISAQQLGLNPVLMAAANSSGGVMGKMIDAQSIVVASTATKWYGHEGTILRFVFFHSLALAVLVGFLVLGQAYLWPLSLLVH, from the coding sequence GTGACGTGGACCCAAGTTTACGACCCCTTTAACAACCCTTGGCTTTCGACGGCGGTGGCAGCGCTGCCGGTCATCGTGCTGCTGGGCGCGATCGCCATTTTCGAGATCAAGGCGCATTGGGCCGCGATATTAGGGCTGGTTGCCGCGCTGGTTGTCGCAGTTCTAGGTTTCGGCATGCCGGTGAAGCTGGCAGGCCTTTCCGCCGCTTACGGCGCCGCGTTTGGCGTGCTTCCGATCGGCTGGTTGGTGCTCAACATCATCTTTCTCTATCAGCTTACCAACGAAAAAGGCGAGTTCGAGGTTCTACAGCGCTCGATCAGCAGCCTTAGCGATGACCGGCGACTGCAACTGCTCTTCATCGCATTTTCGCTCGGTGCCTTTTTTGAAGGCGCGGCTGGTTTCGGCACACCGGTTGCCGTCACCGCGGCAATGCTCATAGGTCTCGGCTTCTCGCCGCTTGCTGCTTCGGGTTTGTCGCTTATTGCAAATACTGCGCCGGTTGCTTACGGCGCATTGGGAACGCCGGTCATTGCGCTTGCTGCGGTGACCGGCCTCGATCTTCAAGCGCTCTCTGGCATGATCGGACGGCAGCTACCATTCTTCTCTTTGATAGTCCCGTTCTGGCTGATCTGGGCCTTCGTCGGCTTCCGCAAGATGATTGAGATATGGCCCGCTATTCTCGTTGCCGGCGTTTCATTCGCGGTTCCTCAATATCTAGTGTCCAACTTCCACGGGCCATGGCTTGTCGACGTTATCGCAGCGATCTCATCGATGCTTTGCCTGTGGGCATTCCTGCAAGTCTGGCAGCCCAAGCGCATTTTGAAAGAGATGCCCGAGAGATTTAGAAAAGTTCAAAAGGAAGAAGAGCACGAGCATCAGGCCGATAAGACCTCGGCTGGCGCTGTTGCTCGAGCGTGGATGCCTTGGATTGTTCTCTCCTTGTTTGTATTCGCGTGGGGCACGCCTCAGATCAAAGCTTGGCTTGATAGCATCTGGATAGGTCGCGTTCCGGTTGAAGGGCTTCATAACCTAATCCTGAAGGCTCCTCCGGTTGTGGCGAAGCTAACCCCGGAGGGAGCGGTCTACGCATTCAATATCCTGTCAGCGGCTGGCACGGGTATTTTCCTCTCGGCGCTCGTGTCTGGCTTCCTTCTCGGCTACAGCCCACTTGGCCTTGCCAGAGTGTTCGGAAAGACCCTGGTTCTCGTCCGCTACTCGTTGCTAACGATCGCCTGCATGCTGGCGCTCGGCTTCGTGACCAAGTACTCGGGCACTGATGCCACACTCGGCCTTGCCATGGCCAAGACCGGAGTTCTCTACCCGTTCTTCGGCGCCATGATCGGTTGGCTCGGTGTTGCTCTTACGGGCTCAGATACGTCTTCGAATGTACTGTTCGGCGGGCTGCAGAAAATCAGCGCCCAACAACTGGGTTTGAACCCGGTGCTGATGGCGGCTGCCAACAGTTCCGGTGGTGTGATGGGTAAGATGATCGACGCCCAGAGTATCGTTGTCGCGTCGACCGCGACCAAATGGTACGGGCACGAAGGCACCATTCTGCGCTTTGTTTTCTTTCACAGCCTGGCACTGGCCGTCCTTGTCGGCTTCCTGGTGCTCGGTCAGGCCTATCTCTGGCCGTTGAGTCTCCTCGTGCACTGA
- a CDS encoding FCD domain-containing protein, whose protein sequence is MSNVVRGPKVSEAMAAHIEKLILEGVLRPGEKLAPERELAEKLEISRPSLREAIEILEGRGLLASGRSGTFVAQFLTPLFQPLATLLQDRPRVTADYFEFRRIQEVNAARFAAMRATDVDRQAIQQCMQRMQKAHRLEDPTQEGDADVDLHLLIYEASHNVVLLHIMRALADLLRNDIFYNRAQLYLREGVRHQLLEQHLAIAQAVIAGKAKDAEAAAAQHIRFTFETVEEIRRDSLRLETSLSRVNRSDFLA, encoded by the coding sequence TTGAGCAACGTTGTGCGAGGACCGAAAGTCTCAGAAGCGATGGCCGCGCACATCGAAAAGCTGATCCTGGAAGGCGTGTTGCGGCCGGGCGAAAAACTCGCGCCAGAACGTGAGCTTGCCGAGAAGCTGGAGATATCACGCCCATCGCTCCGTGAAGCAATTGAGATCCTCGAGGGACGCGGTTTATTGGCCAGCGGCCGATCAGGGACATTCGTCGCGCAATTCCTCACGCCGCTCTTTCAGCCACTTGCAACCCTGTTGCAGGATAGGCCGCGGGTAACCGCCGATTATTTCGAATTCCGCCGCATTCAGGAAGTGAACGCGGCGCGATTCGCGGCCATGCGCGCCACCGATGTAGACCGACAAGCGATCCAGCAATGCATGCAGCGAATGCAGAAGGCCCATCGGCTGGAGGATCCGACGCAAGAAGGTGATGCAGACGTTGATCTTCATCTTTTAATCTATGAAGCGAGCCATAATGTGGTTCTGCTGCACATTATGCGCGCACTCGCGGATCTTCTACGCAACGATATCTTCTACAATCGTGCGCAACTCTATCTGCGAGAGGGCGTCCGGCATCAATTGCTTGAACAGCACCTCGCAATTGCGCAAGCCGTGATCGCAGGTAAAGCCAAGGACGCCGAAGCCGCTGCCGCGCAGCACATCCGCTTTACTTTTGAAACAGTCGAAGAGATCCGGCGCGACAGCTTGCGGCTGGAAACGTCACTCAGCCGCGTGAACCGCAGCGACTTCCTAGCCTAG